In Gimesia sp., the following are encoded in one genomic region:
- a CDS encoding TadE family protein, whose product MYKNSKQTKVRGNQRSGAVVLELILTAPAFMIIMLSIVQISLIYTAIEQTAFASRYAAKIASETASGSLTALNTGPNGPLKTGVDSILYTGGLPDGSCRVILEHNVDTGGVEETIADPTPPAANCNCDPPSTALPDVVGTSLDESVRTTVCVRLGNNIPDFLSSLGFSVQDYIVEESTTYMHEL is encoded by the coding sequence GTGTATAAGAACAGTAAACAAACAAAGGTCCGCGGGAATCAACGTTCCGGCGCTGTCGTGCTGGAACTGATCCTGACTGCTCCTGCGTTTATGATCATTATGCTGTCAATCGTGCAAATCTCATTGATTTATACAGCGATTGAGCAAACCGCATTTGCCAGTCGGTATGCGGCGAAGATTGCCTCTGAAACGGCTTCGGGTTCGCTGACTGCATTAAATACGGGACCTAATGGTCCTTTGAAGACAGGCGTTGACAGTATCCTCTATACCGGTGGACTTCCCGATGGGAGTTGCCGGGTGATTTTGGAACACAATGTAGATACGGGGGGCGTCGAAGAGACCATCGCAGATCCTACTCCCCCTGCAGCAAACTGCAACTGTGATCCGCCATCCACGGCGTTACCCGATGTTGTGGGGACTTCACTGGACGAGTCGGTCAGAACAACGGTCTGTGTTCGTCTGGGAAATAACATTCCCGATTTCCTGTCCAGTCTGGGGTTTTCTGTGCAGGATTATATCGTCGAAGAATCCACGACTTACATGCATGAACTTTAA
- a CDS encoding pilus assembly protein TadG-related protein — MQQLQTHPQTRRNRRGIAVLWLILWGSMFLTFFCVTLEFASLWQAQVELNNTMDAAALAAAREWGASGSATTEVARDVGVAYANANPVLGATVPFATNYNAGNTPNQNASNNGNLVFGALDSTVSPITFSSGAQGGCAAGDVTITITKPSAGADVTPDEIEVIFNDGAANLEIQSIELTLPTAAVGNVSQLPFFDATKNPAVSQTAGDFQGLNVLPDGMSGNWNCPNGTGDICFEFDNLVAGQPGRYQTVRMNFAPGSFTSTGVPATTDYFHFGVSTNNLNPPAFPGNNDGDAWGDDGVSATITFYNSVTMTTTTATSVFTNTGGNDGVSQAFFTGAGGGLPAVIAQTTAPVQGFCSSLFGVSFFNVSASSTAYYDCSAGQSALVHVTNYVFP, encoded by the coding sequence ATGCAGCAATTACAGACTCATCCACAAACTCGAAGAAATCGAAGGGGGATCGCGGTACTCTGGCTGATTCTCTGGGGATCCATGTTCCTGACATTCTTTTGTGTTACCCTGGAATTTGCTTCACTGTGGCAAGCCCAGGTTGAACTGAATAATACTATGGATGCCGCTGCTCTTGCAGCAGCCCGTGAATGGGGAGCCAGTGGGAGTGCTACAACGGAGGTGGCTCGGGATGTTGGGGTGGCTTACGCTAATGCGAATCCGGTTCTGGGGGCGACTGTGCCATTTGCCACCAATTACAATGCTGGAAATACACCAAATCAAAATGCTTCCAACAATGGGAATCTGGTATTTGGGGCTCTGGATTCGACGGTCTCTCCAATCACTTTCAGTTCCGGGGCACAAGGAGGGTGTGCAGCCGGCGATGTGACAATCACGATCACAAAGCCATCGGCAGGCGCTGACGTAACTCCCGATGAGATAGAGGTCATCTTTAATGATGGCGCTGCGAACCTGGAGATTCAGTCAATAGAACTGACCTTACCTACCGCGGCTGTTGGTAATGTGAGCCAGTTACCTTTTTTTGATGCCACCAAGAACCCCGCGGTTTCTCAAACTGCAGGAGACTTCCAGGGGTTAAATGTATTACCAGATGGGATGTCTGGGAACTGGAACTGCCCGAATGGAACAGGCGATATCTGTTTCGAGTTCGATAATCTGGTCGCAGGGCAACCAGGCAGGTACCAGACAGTACGGATGAACTTTGCCCCAGGATCTTTTACTTCAACAGGTGTGCCTGCTACGACCGATTACTTTCATTTCGGGGTTTCGACAAATAATCTTAATCCTCCTGCTTTTCCCGGGAATAATGACGGAGATGCCTGGGGGGATGATGGAGTATCTGCGACGATCACCTTTTATAATTCTGTGACCATGACTACCACCACCGCGACCTCCGTTTTTACTAATACCGGTGGTAACGATGGCGTCTCGCAGGCCTTTTTCACCGGTGCGGGTGGCGGTCTACCAGCAGTGATTGCTCAGACAACGGCACCCGTTCAGGGTTTCTGCAGTTCACTGTTTGGCGTCTCTTTTTTCAACGTGTCTGCATCTTCGACTGCTTACTATGACTGTAGTGCAGGGCAGTCGGCACTGGTGCACGTTACGAATTATGTCTTTCCCTGA